Within Sebastes fasciatus isolate fSebFas1 chromosome 19, fSebFas1.pri, whole genome shotgun sequence, the genomic segment ATCAGTGAATCATAGCCAAAGAGTTTCTAATTTAAATTTTACAAAACATTAAATTCTTTGATGTAAAGAGGGACAGGTAGTATTTTAATACACTGCTTCATTCTATCCAGTGCTTAGTTGTCTAAATATTTTTCCCCAATGTGGTTAACAGGGCTTACCTTCACTGAATAGTGTTTAATATGTAGATGTAATCAGAGCACCACCTAGTGGATGAATGCTAAGTCCACATTTCCTGCTCTCTTAATGTTTCTGGTTCTTTGACTTTTGGCTTATTTTTATGACTATATGCATTGCATAAGTAGTATGCTATAATCTATTGTTGCACATACACATGCATCTtggctttataatgtaaaattaTGTTATTTGTACTGTTCTTTTATAAATACTTTTGAATTTTGTTTTAGTTGCATACTGTTATCTCATACAAATatcacatataataatatatttgtagttatttgtttttattgtattcaTATTACTTTAtgttttagttttctcattatttggtctttatgtttagtttttttattattgtttttattttgtctctatttcattgtatctgtgcaagcactttgaaactataagataagataaaataagataagatgaacctttattaatccccggagggaaattcaggtgtcaaagcagcaacatcagcaaacagaatgaaacacaggagcggtaaaggtatacaaaaattataaaaacaataatagagatataaaagatacagagtgaatgggtgaacatagtgtgtacagtccgtcaataaataaatgtagtatgtacaataaataaatgtaatatgtacaaatgtgcagtctataaagtggcaTATAGGattgtatagtgtaaagtaagtgtaaagtgcgccagtggttaaaGTCCAAGATGGTttcagatagtgcatgtttaaagttcttaaccCTCCTATTATCTTTGGGGTCGATTTGACCCCATTCAATGTTTAACGtctctaaataaatgattgacatcattttttttgcttcatatttaatgacttttcctAATTTAATGGGGACAACTGggtaaacataaaattaaaatgattatatgTTTTCAATGTCCTGTACACATGCTGTACGCATCGGTGTTCTTTGtggtcaatttgaccccaggctgttttagctgtataaaacatataagaaatatcaacattttacacacatttgttttggatgATATTGAGGTCACTATAACATGCAACTTTATAATCTTCAAAAAGCTTTAGGGCCCTAACCTAACATAACCATAACTGTAGTAGTGCGAGAACCACTGATAGCAACATCATTCTCGCGAGAACTTTGATATTTCCCCACACTTTGGGGGCGGCTAAAATATGGTTCCCGTGaagatattgattttatttaaagggctatttaggtagtcaacaaacaaacataaagtacCTGACACATAAACTTGGGTaacaattttaattattatcattttctGGAGGTTTAAATtgctggggtcaaattgaccccaaggATAAAAGATGTTAGTAAATTTGAAGGTAACAGGATTAAAGGTGatatacaaataaagatgattattattattattattattattattattattattaattcagaTTCCAGTTTGTCTGGCTAACCGGGACAAAATCATTTGTTTCTGTAGATGTGCTAATGTACTGGAATTACATTCACATAAATCAATTCTTGGATGCAGATAAATTCAGATATACAGAATTTACCTTTAAACAAGCCCCGCCCCCCGCGGTGACGTCACGGTTGTTTGGCCTGTGACGCTGCATGTACACGTAGCCTAGTAGGATGTGTTCACTGAAGATGGTGGCGGTGTGTCAGACTCACTCTCCTGCACATTTGTAAGAATACATTTCTATTTGTACACATGTCCGACATCGGGTAAGAGTGAATACATACCATCGTTATCACTGCTTTACTCTGATCCGGTGTATATAAACAACAAGGCGTCAAACTGTTACACCATCTGTAAGTTAGCATAGGCTAGTTAGCAAGCTAACTATGCTAATGCTAGCTGAGCAGTCAGAGTAGGCAGCTTAATGTGTCAATTAGTGTCGTCAATTAAAGTGTGAGCTACCCGGTTAGAGCTCAACAAGAGTGGCTGATAATCAGGAGCTGAtagtgtctttgttttgttccaTGTTGACTGTCTAGTCTGgccagctaacgttagcttagcttaacggTTCTAGGTGAATGTATAACCCGGGTcacttgagagagagagatctggGGTGTGGAGATCATCTGGCCAAGATCAGTTTCCTAGCTCTTTCTGTTGTTGATCATCTCCCATTTCTATCATTTATCAAATGTCAGTCTGTGCTAGCTCCCCTGGGCTCCCCACTGACAGATGCACTGTGTACTATATGGTATCTGATAGATGTGATAGTCTCATCAGGGCATAGTTCAGTCGGTcttgtgttttgtatttgtgGGATCTTTATTAACCAACAACTAGTGTTACCAACAAAAGCAATAAAGCTGCACTATCATTTCAAATGCTCAATGTCAGTCTGTGCTAGCTCCTCTGAACTTCCCACTGACAGATGCACTGTGTACTATATGATAGCTGAtagatatgatatgatatgatagtCTCCCTGATTTGTGTGCCTTAGGGTGTCATctgtggtttatttatttatttcctttaactacttatgttctttgtatttgtctccattttttgtttgcccttagttcctagtattgtctgtttttgttgatcTATATAACAAATGAGGCATGATAAACACCCCACAGAAGTctgtatcactgacatgcacatgcttcCTAATAAACATATTTGAAACGAGATATAATATCCTCATCAGGGCAACAACTAGCGTTACCAACAAAAGCAATAAAGCTGCAGGACTTATTTGTGACACTACTAGCTACATCAGTGAGTTCCTGTTTAGAAAGTTCAATCCTAACATCAGTTTCCTCTTTATTTTAACAGGTTAGCTAGCTGTTTTCATCATTTCCAAAACCCCAGTGAATAACTATAATTACAATGGCTACTATGTTATATGTCAATAGTTTGTAGAAGCCACCAGATTTGAccttctgacaaaaaaaagctgTCTGTGATTCCAAAAGCAGGTGCTTATTTTCCTCTGCTATTGAAAAATGACATTGATAAGTAGCTTCACTTGTTTCAGTGTTGTTGCCTTAATTGACGTTTAATTTTCatataacagattttttttatatagggctgtgtatttgcaagaatctggcaatacgatacgtgtcacgatacaggggttacgattcaatagaTTGCGATACAGTAAGCAAgctgatatattgtgatttattaaatcaaattttaggaaaactgtcatagcataaagaacacaccaccatatggataaaatctgattaaagttaactttttttattcaatcagaacagtgggatctgcatatatcacagtctctgtaacatccaTCATCATAGCAATACTTGGAGACGGCACACACATTGAGAGGACGCATctttttgcaaattaaataaagtattgactgagttaatctttgcattttaaactattaattaaaaatcaatacagtgtttttaaaaatcaatacagtatcacaaaacatatcaCGATATTCAATTtcttcaatattttcttacactcctAGTTTTATGCCTATTCCCctacagaataaaacaaatgtttgcatCTGTTTTCTATGATCGTGCTTCTTAAAACTGTTTGAGTAAGATAAGCACCAAGCTCTAAAAGTAAAACCATTATACTCAAGAGTGCATGATGTAATCAAAGTTGGCATTCATAACCATCAGTCAATTGTGTTTTACTCAATAGAGCGCTGTATTATTCGTCATGACATCTAAGAGCTGATGTAGAAACTGCCACGTTGTACCATTTGTTTAAATAAGATCACAGACCAGGACATAAATAAAGGTGTGGTTAAGTCCATCAGAGAGGCATGTGTAGCTTTTTGTTAACCACTCCCTCTTTCCTTGTCTTTACCCAGCTTTGCCTGACTTCACTCTCTTCAGTGACATCTACTAGAGTGACCCGGTCCTCGGACCTGTTAGCTCTGCAGCCATGCAGCCCCCTCCTCGGACCGGACCTCCAGGAGCTTCTGGCCCACCTCCTTCCGGGCCCAATATGTTCCGCAGGACCAGGCCTCACAAGCATACAGCAGCGGCTGCTGCCGCAATGCCGCCCGCTACCCAACCCATGATGGACCCTTTTGCTTTTGTtagagctcctcctcctcctatggCTGCAGGTGGTCTCCCAACAATACCCAACAGCAACCCTCCACCAATGCAAGCCCCGCCTAACGCCATGTACTCTCAAGCTGGCTCAGGGCTGCCTCCACAACCACAGACACTGGAGGATGTCCCAGCTGTTCTCTCTGGTCCCCCGCCATCCTCTCTCCCAGGGGTGACACTGTTCAACCCTCACGGTGCAGCATCCCCTGGTGGTTACCCAGCACCCGGTCCCGCAGGATATGCATCCTCGCATAGTGAACAGGGCTATTTTAACTCAACAGAACAGACGCCATCCATGGCCACAGAGCCACCACCTGTGGTCTCAGCCTCAGCACCGGGTCAGACACCTTTTAACCAGGAATTTCAAGgacatcctcctcctcagcccATGTCCTTCCAGCCTGTGCCTCCCGCCGCCTCCTATTCCCAGTGGGCCCCTGATCACGGAAGTCGCCCTCCATCAGTTCAGAACTATTTCCAGCCTACTAGTGACCCTCCGTCACAGCCTTTTAATTTACCCCCGCAGACCCAGATGTACCCCTCCCACACCCCATCGCCCCATCACAACACCCCCACCCCTCCATCACAACCTGGACATCCCCCGGTTCaggctcctcttcctccccagaACCCTGTAAATGCCCCCAGTTCACAATGGCCCGACCCAAATGCACCCCAGCAGCATAATTCCCACTTCCAAACTCAGAGCTACTTCAGTCAGAGCTCTGCCCCCCAGGACTCGTGGTTCAACGTGCCCCCACAGGACTCAGGCTACCACCAAATGGGGACTGGCCTAGCCCATCCTCAGCCCCGGCTTGACTCTGCTGGATCGCAACATGCGTCCAACACTGGGCCCGGGCCTGGGCCTGGGCCTAGCTCTGCCGCTGCCCCAGTCCCATACGCTCAGGAGTCTGGTACACTCTCAATGTTCTTTAAAGACAATGATGTGGAAAATGAAGAAACACTGGctggagagagaaataaagcagTGAATGGTATTCCTGGATCCTTTCAGCATCACAGCAACCCGCCACCCCACAGTGGCCACGGTGATGCTCCTTTGGATTACCAAGGACCTTCTCTGCAAGATCATTCACACCTACCATACATGAACGATGGCAACCACGCACCACAGGCAAGTCCCCAGAAGCCCCCTGATTCCCACTACGACCATGTGGAGAATTTGGAGTGTGTCCCGAACCAGGAAGTATTACCCAGTGACATTCACGGCAGCCCTGCTGCACCTGCAGCCCACGGAGCAGACCAGTTTGAAACCGGGCCTAACCTAGAGACTCCCGATTCTGTTCCAAGACCAATTAGATCTGCCAGTGTGTCATCCAACTATAGCAATATGAGCCACGGAAGTGGAAGTGGCGCTCGTCGGCATCAAGGAGTAGTGGGCACCTTTATTCAGCAGGAAAGTCCGCGTCTCACCGATGATGCTAACCTGTCTGCTGCCACTGGAGGCTACTTTGAACAGATCGACACTTCTCCAGCTGGAGATATGGGCGCCCAACAGAGCTCCCTGGAGCAGATGTGGCCTCCCACGCCTAGCCCTCCCAAACCGACTGGTATCTTTCAGGCCAGTGCTAACAGCTCTTTTGAGCCAGTGCGCTCACATGGGGTTGGAGTGCGTCCTGCTGAAGTTGACAGGGCTAAAATGGTAGCGGAAGGGGGTACAGATTCTGCACCTGGCAACCTGGAGCAGCCGCCAGATAATATGGAAAATATTTATGGCGCGGGACACCTGCTGCCTGCTGGGGCTGGAGGTGGTGTTCCTCATCTGCCACACCCAGTGGTTCACTCTCACTCCCGACCTTCGTCCCGTGCTTTTGGGGCCAGTCGTCCCTGTGAGAGTCCCGCCACTACTCTGTGGGCTCAGCATGACCCTACGAGCTTGGGCGCTAACATCCTCCTAGCCCCCGCTGCCCCGACAGTTCTTGCCCCTTTACGACAGCCCAGGGCTGACATCATCCAACCTCCAGAGGATGGCCCACTGGACCTGCAGCCCTCCCAGAGAATCCAGCCACAGCAACACTCAGAGAACCTAGAGAACCCACCAAAGGTGAGTGAGGCCGAGCCGACTGACCCTCAAGGCAACCTGGGCTATGCGTCTCTCCTTGTGTCCGACTCGCTCCACCAGCCTGTTTTGATTGCCCCGCCAGTGTCCAATTACAGTGTGATTCCCCCCAGTTTCCCTGCTCAAGCACCCAGTCAAAGTAGCCTTAGGGAAACTACCCCCCCTGTGAGACCGCTCGCACAGGGACAGGGCGCCAGTACCTCCCAACCACCTCCAGTAACCTCTAATCAGAATCCAGCATTCGCTCCTGGACCTATAAGCTTCAGTTCTTCACCCTCTAACCAGGGCCCGCTCAATCTGACCCGAGACAGCGCAGAAGCGGCAACATCAGCTATCACAGCTCCGCCGCAGTCTCAGCCGGTCCGCCCTCCTCTTTCAAGGGGCCAATCAATGGGTGGAGAGAGCCACTCTGCTCTCCAAGTGATTCCACAGGCTTCTTCTCTCGCGACCGCTCCTGTCTCTAATCACAATCAGCCATCAAATTATGAACTGCTTGATTTTTCTATGCACCAATCACAAGCCCAAAGCCAAGCATCTGGCCATCCTTCCTCTCTGCACGAGTCTCCACAGTCTAGTAATGGATTTTACCTACAGGTCACCAAAGATGCTCAGCAGGGGGTGAGAGCGAGAGGGaatgtccctgtccctgtcccgaCCCCGGCCTCTTCGTCTACCCCACAGGTACCACCAGCAGCCTCCCAAGCAGCCGCAAACATCCAGCCACCGCTAGCGGAACCTCCTAAGACATTAGATTCTCAGGCTGCACCGCAGGGACAAAATAATGCTCCTTCTGTTCCGGTGAGTGGAGCACAACCCTCCCGTGACCAGTATCCACCTCCAGCACCGGGGCCTCCTGCTGCGGGgactgctcctcttcctcctgctgctgctgctcctgcatACCCTCCTGGGCCTCAAGGACCAGTACCTCCAGGAGCTCCTCAACAACCCCCTCGACCACCCTCCTCTGCAGGCAGCCAGCAAGGCTACGGGCCCACTCCTCCAGCGCCGGGACAGATGTATGGTGGCTATTATGGTAATTATGGAGAATACCCAAATAGCAGAGCACCATATCCACCTGGCCAGTACccgcctccacctccacctgggGATCCTAGAGCGCAGCAATATTATCAAGTATGTGGGaagtccttttttttcttttttgtattctaGCTTGTGCCACGCTTTTGTAAAGATGTACATTGCAAAAATGCACAAGAAGAACAACGGCTGCCGTGGAATGTAATTATTGTAACAGGAATTATTGCCTTTATCTTTCAGGAGGGTCCATACAGGGGCACAACAAATCCTTGGTATGGCCAATATGATGGACAGACCCCGGCGTATCGTGATCCAAACTACCAGTACAGAGAGCCTCAGCCAGAACGACCCAGCTCCAGAACTAGTCAGTACTCTGACAGGCCCTCATCCAGGTCTGTGAAACTGCTTCTCTGTCCTACACCATCATTTTCAAGTCAGTACAGTCAGTTTGTTAGAATATTGAGATCTAGGTAAGGAATCCCTCATGGTTAGTTTGAGTATATTTAGATGGTTCTCGCACTTGACCTGTAAATCTCCCATTTCTCCCATAGGCAAGGCTATGCTAACCCTGAAGATTACCACAGAGCAAACCAAAGTGCCTATCCTGAATATTATGCAGATTACGCCAAGCACTATGATTACGCAGGTACGAGTCACAGAGTTGAAAGCTGTGATTACTTACTAGTATGAGTATGAATGCATTTTCCCCTTCTTGTTCACTGAATTTATTGTAAAATTATTAATTCTCAAAATTGTTctgtgtatataatgtttttttttttatataaatctCACGCTCCCACTCTCCATATTTTCTGTGGGAAGGATACAACTATGGACAGTATGACCCGCGCTACAGAAGCTACTATGATCAGGCCTACTGGGCTAATTATGATGACAGCTACAGAGCCAGAGACCCTAACTACTATACTCAACAGCCGCAACAGCCGTATCCTCCTCCTGCCAGGTAGAAAACCATTTGTGTACATGTGTTGCTATTGATTAATGCATTACAGTGCAATCTGTCAGatgaaagacaaacacacactctactCACAGGAAAGAGGGCTATGACGATCAGTGGCGGTACTATCCCGGTTACGATGCCAGCTTCGACGACGATTACCGCCGGCGCGGAGAACCGTACGTCGATGACTTTGACCGACGCAGCGTCCACAGCGAGCAGTCGGCACACAGCGTGCACAGCTCTCACAGCCACCACAGCAGACGAAGCAGCTTCAGCTCCCGATCACAACAGGTAAATGTGCAGATTTTTTCTTGTATGCATCTGTGTTTTTACCTGATGCTATTATACAATACAGGGACTCAAAAGGATGAGTGACTTGTGGCTCAATCTGTGAGCTGTACTTGTGTTTCTAAACATCAAAAATGATCTGGGAAAAAAAGTGGGAATGTGTTTAACATTCAGTATGTGGCTCCTAAAGTCGTAACAAGCTCTTCATCTTCTCTTGGTTTATTTTAAGGTTCATTTCTACAAGCGACAAAAGCAATTCTGTCACAGCTTTTCCTAAAGTACTGTACgattattcactttcttgcatAGAATTGGAGAGCGAGAAGATTGAATCGCTAAATGCAAAGCTACAGGGAACAGCTGGTTAGCTTCgcttaacataaagactggaaacatcTTCATATATTCATAATCATAGACATCAGAGTGATATTGATCTTTTCATCTCTCCCTCAGCAAGACagcgaataagtgtattttttcaaaatgtggaaatattgCTTTGAGTGGGGCTCTTCTGTTTTACCATCACTTCTAAACAGTGCAGCCAACTTCCCATGACTTCCCCTGAAGCATCTTCTCTTTACTATTAGCTATGCTTTTAAGCAGTCTCATGATCATTCCTGGTTCTTAGCTCCTTCATTCAACAATTTCTTGACATTTTTACTATGTGGAAACTCGTAGCTTATATGTAGGAAAGCAGGATAGCTGATAATGGCTACATCACATGTTTCTATTTTGTAAGGCTCATGACACCTTGAGTGAAAAGTATGTGCAAACTAACTTCCTTCCACTCTCACTCTAAATGCTTAACAGggctgtactttttactccgcACTTACACTATCGTGACTTGCATAATGTTCTCAGCATCATCCCGGTAACTTTCGGGCTTAAGATGTGAATACTGACTTGGCAGTATTagttttaaattagtttttaagCTCATtaactgtttgttgttgttcttgaaAATGTGTGCAGCTTACAGTGTGTGGGCGTTTcgtttctcttcctgtttgATAATTAACTCTGTTTGTCATCACGCCCTGCAGAGCCAGGTATACAGAAGCCAGCCTGACTTGGTGTCAGCAGTCTATGACAACACATCATCCACTCTGGCTGTGGACTACTCCTATGGACAGTACCCGAACCAGACTGATGCTACCCAGAACTACAGCGGGTACCTTTATCCCTCTGAGTACACCGCAGACAGCACCTGGATCGCCCCTGAGCAACGTAAGTACAGAGTCCTTCGACTCAAAAGAAGCTGGCGTTTAGAGAATGGTAATGCTTTAACCTGAACCAGAGTTCAGCTGAATACTAATTAAACCACTAGATTTCCTTCTTTAGTCCACCTGCTCTTAGTCTGACTGATGTTttccctccagctcctcctcgtCCTGCAACCCCAGAGAAGTACAGCATACCCCACCGCTGTGCCCGCTTCGGACCCGGTGGTCATCTGGTCCAAGTTCTGCCCAATCTGCCCTCAGCTGGACAGCCTGCTCTCGTTGACATCTACAACATGGAGGTATTTTTTTAACTGATTGTATTTCAGCACCTTACTGTGGGACGTTTTGGTCCATTGTGTTTACTCTGGGAAGAGCTAGTGACAGCAGGAAGGGATTTAAGCACAGGGTGGTAATGTTACTGTTTCGACCGTTCTCTCAGATACACTCTAGTGCTTTTTTTAAAGGAAGAAAAGTACTAAAAAAAACCTGTAACCCATAAACTTATCAGTCAAATTTAGCTCTTGAGAATATGTTCAATATGTTCCTCAACCCAACtggaaaaagtcagaatatgGCAGCTTTCCTTGtgcattttgttcttttttgttAGAGAACATGCACATGACAGTTACACCATGTTAAGGCCGTATAAAGTAgtatttttctgtatttgcagacCATGCTGCAGGACACCCCGGATCAGGCAGAACTACGAGCTTTCCCCGGACCTCTTGTTAAGTAAGTGCATTCTGCCCTTTTCATCCATCACAAATGGCTTTCAGTCACTGACCTTTAAAGGACAAGGCTGGCAAAGTTCTATATTTTTGtgattgtcaacaaatcccatgaaaagactaaAAGCAACAATGCATTAGTTATTATTTTCTGACTTCCCTCGTCTGTCTGCGTCTCTCTGCACAAAGTCCATTGGCTCCTCCTGAAAGCATGAATCTTAAAAATCAGGTTGAGACTATATAGtatcttttcttattttttaagtATTAGCAAACCTGAGCAGATCGTGTATTTGTTGGTgctttggctacacagacaatacttTTAACATTCAATTCATTGTTGGGTtcggtcttttcatgggattttttGATAAGTAGAGCTGTCCTCGGCCAAAggaattcttagtcgactaacactcatacgattttgttgactaaacgattaattgattgaagAGACAGGTCTGTGaagctgagtttctccacaaagaatcacacaaaagcaccaattTAAATCTTGTGTTGTGCTGCTAACCCATCTTGCATCCTGTCCATCAGGGAGGAGACCCACAAGGTGGACGTGATAAAGTTCTCCCAGAACAAAGCGCTGGAGAGTTCTCGTGACAACAACCTCTTGGACCGGGACTCTGCCCGCCTGCTCTGGGAATTCATCATGCTGCTCTGTAGACAGAACGGGGTAAGACTGTGCAACTGAGAGTATGTCAAAGTACGAATGTGACTTTGTGTATTTTTCTCACTGTCACACTCGTGTTTCTTAAGACTGTGGTCGGCACGGACATCGCTGACCTCTTgctgaaggagcatcgctccgTCTGGCTGCCGGGAAAAAGTCCTAATGAAGCCAACCTGATTGATTTTAACAACGAGCCGCTGGCACGAGCTGAGGAAGAGCCAGGAGCTGGACCGCTCTCCCTCCTGTCTGACACCTTCATGACTGTCCCAGAGAACCTCGGCAAGGAGACAGAACGCTTTAGGGAGCTGCTGCTGTTCGGCCGCAAGAAGGTAAAAAAGAAATCCTCTCTTTAACTGCATTACAGTCATTAAACTCGTGTATTGTGAAATCTGAAGTTCCACTTTGTCTGTGGAATAGGACGCCCTAGAAGCAGCTATGAAGGGAGGACTCTGGGGCCACGCCCTGCTGTTGGCCAGTAAGATGGACAACAGGACGCATGCACGTGTCATGACAAGGTAAAGCACCAGTGAACCCTAAACTTGAAACCGAAGCACACTGAATAGAAAACGAAAAagtttcactctgattcggactagccaaacggactatggatTGTGAaagatgtaatatttattttgtctctttgttgtttagGTTTGCCAACAGTTTGCCTATCAATGACCCTCTGCAGACAGTGTACCAGCTGATGTCAGGGAGGATGCCTGCTTCAGCCACTGTGAGTATTTCTTACATAGACTGTGTTTTTCCAGTGTGACTTTATCGCCACTTTAGTTGAGATATTTGTTGTATTCATGCAGTGCTGCGGAGAGGAGAAGTGGGGTGACTGGCGCCCTCACCTGGCCATGGTGCTGTCTAACCTCACACACACCCTGGACCTGGACACTCGCACGATCACCACCATGGGCGACACTCTCGGTAGGACTGCATCAAAAAGTCTTTCATTAAACTGAACTAACAAGGTTTTTCATTCTTCACCACAACAAACACATTACATCACATTCTGTCTGCAGCTTCCAAGGGGCTGATCGATGCCGCACATTTCTGCTACTTGATGGCCCAAGTCGGTCTGGGAGTTTTCACGAAGAAGAGCGCCAAGATGGTTCTGATCGGCTCCAACcacaggtgagagagacagaggcacacacacacacaccttttagTAAGGCACCTTGTTAGACCACAATACAGTTTGCACATAATATGCCACACATGAATAACCTTATCTTTGTCTCTTCACTTCAGTTTGTCCTTTTACCAATGTGCGACTAATGAAGCTATCCAGAGGACTGAGGCCTACGAGTACGCTCAATCTCTGGGCTCCCAGTCGATCTTGCTACCCAATTTCCAGGTACATCTTTTGGTATTTACAGataaatgaatcacacacagcTTTGTGTCTTTACAGAGGTGTCCTAAAAACTTAATCATTGATTGTCCTATATTAAATAGGTCTGTGCAGACTACTAAAGAAGTGATCACATTTCCCTAACTGTATGACATAGCACATGATTTTGAAATGATACTACTGAGGAATAACACAGT encodes:
- the sec16a gene encoding protein transport protein Sec16A isoform X4 yields the protein MQPPPRTGPPGASGPPPSGPNMFRRTRPHKHTAAAAAAMPPATQPMMDPFAFVRAPPPPMAAGGLPTIPNSNPPPMQAPPNAMYSQAGSGLPPQPQTLEDVPAVLSGPPPSSLPGVTLFNPHGAASPGGYPAPGPAGYASSHSEQGYFNSTEQTPSMATEPPPVVSASAPGQTPFNQEFQGHPPPQPMSFQPVPPAASYSQWAPDHGSRPPSVQNYFQPTSDPPSQPFNLPPQTQMYPSHTPSPHHNTPTPPSQPGHPPVQAPLPPQNPVNAPSSQWPDPNAPQQHNSHFQTQSYFSQSSAPQDSWFNVPPQDSGYHQMGTGLAHPQPRLDSAGSQHASNTGPGPGPGPSSAAAPVPYAQESGTLSMFFKDNDVENEETLAGERNKAVNGIPGSFQHHSNPPPHSGHGDAPLDYQGPSLQDHSHLPYMNDGNHAPQASPQKPPDSHYDHVENLECVPNQEVLPSDIHGSPAAPAAHGADQFETGPNLETPDSVPRPIRSASVSSNYSNMSHGSGSGARRHQGVVGTFIQQESPRLTDDANLSAATGGYFEQIDTSPAGDMGAQQSSLEQMWPPTPSPPKPTGIFQASANSSFEPVRSHGVGVRPAEVDRAKMVAEGGTDSAPGNLEQPPDNMENIYGAGHLLPAGAGGGVPHLPHPVVHSHSRPSSRAFGASRPCESPATTLWAQHDPTSLGANILLAPAAPTVLAPLRQPRADIIQPPEDGPLDLQPSQRIQPQQHSENLENPPKVSEAEPTDPQGNLGYASLLVSDSLHQPVLIAPPVSNYSVIPPSFPAQAPSQSSLRETTPPVRPLAQGQGASTSQPPPVTSNQNPAFAPGPISFSSSPSNQGPLNLTRDSAEAATSAITAPPQSQPVRPPLSRGQSMGGESHSALQVIPQASSLATAPVSNHNQPSNYELLDFSMHQSQAQSQASGHPSSLHESPQSSNGFYLQVTKDAQQGVRARGNVPVPVPTPASSSTPQVPPAASQAAANIQPPLAEPPKTLDSQAAPQGQNNAPSVPVSGAQPSRDQYPPPAPGPPAAGTAPLPPAAAAPAYPPGPQGPVPPGAPQQPPRPPSSAGSQQGYGPTPPAPGQMYGGYYGNYGEYPNSRAPYPPGQYPPPPPPGDPRAQQYYQEGPYRGTTNPWYGQYDGQTPAYRDPNYQYREPQPERPSSRTSQYSDRPSSRQGYANPEDYHRANQSAYPEYYADYAKHYDYAGYNYGQYDPRYRSYYDQAYWANYDDSYRARDPNYYTQQPQQPYPPPARKEGYDDQWRYYPGYDASFDDDYRRRGEPYVDDFDRRSVHSEQSAHSVHSSHSHHSRRSSFSSRSQQSQVYRSQPDLVSAVYDNTSSTLAVDYSYGQYPNQTDATQNYSGYLYPSEYTADSTWIAPEQPPPRPATPEKYSIPHRCARFGPGGHLVQVLPNLPSAGQPALVDIYNMETMLQDTPDQAELRAFPGPLVKEETHKVDVIKFSQNKALESSRDNNLLDRDSARLLWEFIMLLCRQNGTVVGTDIADLLLKEHRSVWLPGKSPNEANLIDFNNEPLARAEEEPGAGPLSLLSDTFMTVPENLGKETERFRELLLFGRKKDALEAAMKGGLWGHALLLASKMDNRTHARVMTRFANSLPINDPLQTVYQLMSGRMPASATCCGEEKWGDWRPHLAMVLSNLTHTLDLDTRTITTMGDTLASKGLIDAAHFCYLMAQVGLGVFTKKSAKMVLIGSNHSLSFYQCATNEAIQRTEAYEYAQSLGSQSILLPNFQVFKLIYACRLAEAGLSAQAFHYCEVISRNVLMQPSYYSPVFISQIIQMSEKLRFFDPQLKEKPEQELFNEPEWLIHLRQLDGQMRTGVITYNEERASPTQYDCSSPSSDLDQPSPPEPYSMPVEMDGPAPDNPLMSSLLPGPPPQAVQLMPPAPTSILQDGMAPPQPLLSSDVPQFYPVPPSGPPGQMPVSGYPPQDPGFAPPPFAPPPFQPPPFQPPPFQPQLEQTEMYPGAHQQPGPPPPQMGQMSPHMPAPQVPHSPVQVNHPPPQMPQHMPHHMTHHMPPSPGHMPPVEHMSHAPPEMHPAQPISASPPRSSFTPQMDFYDHMAHMAPQGPGRRSRTTSQSSMHMAPGRRSRTTSESSTHSIGRERSNSTAMQASPPPPSIPEQPRKEEAKKVKKDSPKKGGGGGGGGGWLNWLYRKGKNEAHLPDDKNKSIVWDEKKQKWIDLNEPEEERKPLPPPPPGFSMMPQMPGPGGPAGPPSGGGPPVNMFSRRAGTKTKSRYVDVLNPSRMAKPGGLAPAPADLFAPLAPMPMPANLFVPSSAPDDQQPLEGSEGGNQEQNSPNTSAAPQMFNPTLLPPAPEGPPVPDGSQSGELSRSSSMSSLSRESHPAQVTAPAPAPAPAPAGGVTFYNPAQFAQTSAPSGGGHRSGRLGGQRQYPVLK